From the Psilocybe cubensis strain MGC-MH-2018 chromosome 6, whole genome shotgun sequence genome, the window aaaaatagaactgGGGACGAGAGAATGGCTGTTTTATTTTATATGGGATCCATATTTCATAGAGTTGAGCAGGGAGTGTGAACATATCTGGGTGGCAAAATAATATCGGTATTCCCTGTATATATTGAGGTGGTGTTGGCCCATGCCCGAAATCCAGGTGCGAAATTTCCTTTGCACTTCAAGTTCTTATTGCTTTGAGTTTGAAAATTGCAATCGGTAGTGACAGGCCGTTTCTCGTCACTGAATTGGTACCTTGATATTTGGGCGTAAGAATGTGCATGAGTCTGTGGTCTTCGAGAGACTGGATTATTATTTAGGTTTTGAGTTGAGTATTACTGTTGTGGCAAAGTAGTGAGTGACTTACTATCTGTAGAAGATATTTTTGTAAACCGGGTACTGTCACTAAGTGGCCCCTTTATTGACAACGAATTGCGCAGTGGAGAATTTTGTGGTATTAATACTGGAAGCTGGCCTGCAGTTGAATTTGGGCGGGTATTATCCGCATCATCCGAATCACTGGCGGGGGTACTAGTATAGACCCAACCTGACGGAATATCTGAGTATAATGGAGGCGGGTAGTACTCTTCATTGACGGTATACATGTCGGCTGATAGATCGTATTCAGTCCCCTCTGCAATAATTATCAGACTTTAAAATTCAAGTTGTTGGGACACGCCATGAAGAAAGATTACCAACCATATCCATCCACATCCGTCCAGTCCAATGACAGCTCTGCCATCCCTCTGAATGAGAGTATGTCTTCAATCGGGGAGTCCATGACAGAGGATTGCAATACTCCTTCATTCTCATCATTCAAGTAGATCACCCCTAAGAATTGGTCAGGGGGAATCAAACCTGTGACATGAGCAACCCTCCCACCATTTTCGTCGTCTATAATATCGTATTTGTCCAGAATCGTATTTAGCAAATCTAGTACTTGTGGCGTAGAGAAAGTACAATCCTATTGATTTATTAATCATTGTTCATGCATTCAATATGATCAAAACTGACCTCATTGACGACTGACATCCAGTGACTATCGTGACTGATAACCATTTTTGCCTCAGGAAACTAAAATAATCTCTTCCTTAAAAAAAGGGACGTTAATTATGTATTGGGACTTACACTTTCCAAGAGTAGATCGTTCACATAACGTGAAGGATGAAAGGTCTCGAGGCACATGTCAGTGAGGAGGCGTATGATTTAGTAAGCGAATTACCGTAATTTCAGGTGTGGTCGACATAGAGATTTGGAGTTGTTTGTCAACTATATTGGAGTACGAAAATGCGCTCTTctgagagaaagaggattGGTTCCCACTGCTGTGCCCTGGAGTAGTTTTGGAGCATTTGGAGCATCTAGCATTTTGATCCTGTATAGCCCCAACCGCTAATGCCAGCTCCTGGTTTACCTTCTCCCACAATTCTGCACCGAGAGCGAGATTGAGTGTGCGCACGAAGAGGCACTGATTCATATATTTTTCATGATCGTTGTCCGCGAAATCGCAATTTCGATCCCGTCTTCGCAAATCGTCAATCTCCCGACGATCAGGACCTATGCGAGCCTCGACCATCCCAGAACACTCCCAACTGTAAGTACAAGTCGAAGGTCTTTGCGGGTCACCGGCTGCCTTGAATCGTAGGCAGTTCTTCCTCTCCTGAGATATATTTGAAAGCACAGCCATACCCCACGATGTTGTTTTGTCGCATCCTGTCACGAGCCGAATGTCTCCGTTTTTGGCTTCACGGCCTCGTGGTCCGTTTACGAAACGATACCAACTTTCGACATTCGCGGCTGCATATGCTCGGAAACGGGGTATGTTTTCCAGGTCAAAGGAAATCGCACCCTCTGGCATAGTCAAGATCGCGCCTTCTGAAGCCATCGATTCAAATAGCAACTCCCTGGAGGCATATAATCCTTTAATGTTGTTTgacaaaaaagcaaaaagaggagaaagcTCACGGAAAAAAGGAATTGGTCTGTGAATTTTCGATCGACGTACTGGCGAGGTAGCTTCCTTGTTTGAACTCAAAAAATTCGCGAATATCCATGGAATCGTCTAACTGTGGATAGATAGGCACAAAATCCTCAGGTACCCTTCCGAGATTGATGGGGTCGTCTGCCGGAAGGCATATGTTGAACAGGAAAGAAAAGCCGCCAGAGGGGGTGATGATGCCCACATCGCCAATGGAAACTCCGTCCTTCCTGTAGTTTATAGGAAGACGTCTGTTTGGCTCTGGTATCCACAATGGAAGCCCGCGTCCTTTTAAGCTTAGCTGCCTTTCGTAAATTTCATTGCTCTTGTGCATCGCAGGTATTCTTTGACGAGGCTAATGAATGTGAACCTCAGATACGCTACACACTGGAATCACTCACTTGATTATTAGGTGCATCTGTCCTCCTCGCCTCTGGCTCGCGTTAGAATTTCCTTTCTCAGAATCAACACGACATTACACACTTGGTTTAGCATCCGCGGTAGTAGTACCCATAGCAGTTTGAGTCCTTGTTTTCGATTCGGTGGTAGAGGGAGAATCCGTATTTGAGAAGGGTGCCTCTGTTAAATAAAAGTTGGTCGGCTGAAATCAGAAATACCAAGCAACAAAGTCCCGTACGCGCAAGATGGATGGTAACATTTGTGTGATGGCCCATAGTACTGTTGAAGTGTCCACCATTGATGCTTACATTGCGCGAGTCTTGAAAGAATGAACTTGAGTCAGGTGTCTTCAAAGACCTAGAGATTAAATTGAAGTGGTTGAGTAGCTGCCTGGCATGTGTCGAAAGTGATTGTTTATAGAACATAAAAACTCACTTTCCACCCTCTGCTTCATCCTGCATTTGCACATGAGCTTCTAGAGTATGTGAAGGCTATATAAGACGTAGTAAGTGATCCAATGTAATCGAATTGTAGCAGAAGTGAGGTTTCTTACCGATGAAGGTATCGCACTCATTACTTCAGTGAAGTTGCAGTACCCTGTTGACATCTGGACAGATCACAGTAACATCAATAAACGAAGAGTCCCGTCCGGTTATTATAGCTCTCTGAAGCCTTTTGTGCAAAGTTTTTGTATGCTTTCGTGCTTAGCTCCATCGTTAACACAGGTTGAGGATGACAGCACCCCGAGTATCGCTTGAGAAGAAAGCATCCAAAATTGTTACTTGGAGAGCCCTTATTGAATATATTTGTGGAAGGCGGTGCAGAACTGAAGTTGATTGAAGTTCAGTGGAAGCAGTGTAGCTGTATGATACAGAATCAAAGTGGCTTGCATGGGCAATATCGAAGAGTAATCCACCAGAACCACTAGGACCCCGAAACCAGAGCCGAACAGTGTCCGGTCCGCCACTGCCGTCTTTATTCCGTTCACACCAAGGGGTGGTTAAGTCTTGTATCATCATTActacgacgacgatggcCAGAAAGACCATAGCGGTCGCTGCAGCACTGTTCCTGACAGTGTCAAGCGGAACCCATGCACTGTCTAATAACGATCAAATTCGCATTCTTGGACCACAAGGCGTCAATCTGTGGAAGTTGGACAAACACGCTCAGAAGGTTTCCAACCAGAAATTGGATACTGCGGGCGTCCGTCAAGAATCGGACACTGCGCAGAAAGCATTCAGTGATTCAAAAGATAGCTCCCTACCACAGAAGTTTCCAGCCCAATGGTTCCGACAACCTCTGGACCACTTTGACAGCAAATCAAGGGCATTCTTTCACCAACGCTATTGGGTCAGTACGCGTCATTACAAACCGCGAAAAGGCGCACCTGTGATTGTCCTGGATGGCGGAGAAACAAGTGGAGAGGTGAGTACTACGGCGGGGTCGACGTCATTCTATCAAGCTCAATTCCAGTTCACCACCTATTGTATAGAATCGTCTGCCTTTCCTCGATACGGGCATTGTCGAAATCCTGACGCGCGCGACTGGAGGTGTAGGAGTGATACTAGAGCATCGCTACTATGGTAAGACTTCATCGATACCAATGACCGAGCACTAAATCATGTCTGTTTAAAGGCGAATCCGTTCCAGTCACTAACTTCTCCACGGACGCCCTCCGGTATGTGATAATTCTATTCCTCATTCAACCTTCCACCGAACCAACCGAACCAATGAAGCTTCCTCAACAATGAACAATCAGCTGCGGATAGTGCCAATTTTATGAAGAACATTGAATTCAATGGTATCGATGAAGACCTGACTGCTCCCAATACACCTTGGATTTACTACGGGGCAAGCATATCGATGATGAAACTTGGCAATTGAATACTGACTCCAATGATAGGGATCCTACGCAGGCGCTCGGGCAGCTCATATGAAAATCTTGTATCCAGATATTGTATGGGGAGCTATTGCGTCGAGTGGTGCGTACTACCAATCTTAAATCACACGCACTAATTTATATCCCGTTAATTCTAGGCGTAACCCATGCCTCTCTCGAAAATTGGCAATACATGGACCTCATTCGTGAAGCTGCTGATCCTAAATGTTCTGCCCATCTCGTGAATTCGATTAATACCATCGACTCTATTCTGGCTGGTCCCGCGATACTCAAGCGTCAACTCAAAAACCTTTTCGGCCTGGGCGAACTTGAACATGACGATGACTTCGCATCTGTTCTAGAGGTATCTCGCCTAGTAGACTGTGAGTTGTTTCGTGCATTAACGTTCGAATCATTAGACCCCCCTTGGATCATGGCAAGCGAAATGCTGGGACCCTGCAGTTGGGAGCACCAGGTTCGACGAATTCTGCGAAGCGTTGGATGCAGGGGTTTTGTCGTCTACTCCTGGGTTGTCTGAGCTACCTTTTGGACATCCTGATAGGATAGTACAACTCGAGGATGGCCTGGCGGTCGATTTATCTGTGATCAACTACGGAAAATGGATCAAGAAAGTAGGCCGGATTGTTTATTACATCAACGAAGCCAATTGACGTAAGGTTCCCATGACATCAGCACATCGTCTCTCGATGCCCTGAAGGTTTCAGCGTGGAAGAGGTCAGTATTCATTACACCTTAGGAAGTTCGTCGGACCAAAAGTAAAACAGTGTTTTGGCACCTATGACGACGACAAATACAAAGAAGATGATATCGACCAGGAATGGCGCCTCTGGCTTTTCCAAGTTTGCACTCAGTGGGGTTATTTCACTGTGAGTGGTTCTACTTTTTCATCGATCGCTTTATTGATCCTTTCCTTCAGACTGCTCCCGCTGACCAGAATACTCCTCGAATTGTCTCAAAGCTACTGACTCTTGGATACGAATCTAAAATTTGCAAGCAGGTTAATCCTTCGTGGTCGCACATCTCCTTCTATATTTATTGAATCAATACCTTCCCAGGCATTCCCTCCAGGCAAACACTTCTCAGTGCCATCAATGCCAAATATTACTGCTGTGAACGCCTTGGGCGACTTTTGGATTGAAGCCGATAGGCTGGCTATTATTGATGGCGAAGGTATGTTCATTCTCCTTGtaaatttttaatttttgtTCCTGACGATGGTACTTTTTTATTCAATAGTCGACCCATGGAGGCCAGTTACCCCTCACAGTGATGATGCGCCCAAACGCAATGATACCATTCTAAGACCCTTCAAACTTATTCCCAGTAAGCAACTCACTCGTCTTGACCGTTGATGTCTCTCGATGGCGATGCTAATGCACTTTTTCTTAGACGCTGTGCACCATTACGATGAATACGGGCTGGCTAACATTTTCCAGGAGCCACCTGAGATTCGCAAGATCCACGCGGAGATGATATCGTTTGTAACTTCTTGGCTAAAGGATTGGAACAAGGAACATGGAGTTCAAGACGATTGAATACGTTACCGAGCTCATTATATATAACTGATTTATTAACGGAGGAATTTGTACTCGACAATCGAATGCTTATTTAAAGCCATTCTTCGTCGATTCAATGGGACCCTTATCCTTAACGAAGATCAGCATATACGATCTTCTTTGAGGCGTAGATGGTTTCATGAGTCTGAAAACAAATACCGATTCATGGAGCCTGTCCTGAAATTGCTAGCATCGCTCTCAGTTAATTATACCCTTCTTAAATAGAAATCCGATTCGCAATATACAACAAAATTATGGAAATCCAGCAATCAACCAAAACAAAATACAAATCGAACATCCCTCTCATCTTCGATAATTTCTCCAAACAAGGAGCGTCTCGATTCTGGGAGGAGTCATGCGAGGTTAGTTTACAGTGTTAAGGCAAGTTTGATAGAAAAGCATACATAAATTTTGGTGATGAAAAAGGAAGCAAAAAACCACGAAGGGTATTAGACCGGGATGGTCTGTGGTGGCAAAATGGTGCGGGTAGGATTACTCGGGAAGGTAAACGTCTTGGTGCCCACAGTGCCGTCGGGGTAGGTGTAGGTGATTCGTGTGACCACAGGGGGTTCGATGCCATCAGGGATAGCCACAGCAGAAGCGCCGAGGGCGAAGGCGAGAGTGAAGAGCGCTGCCAAGGTGAACTTCATAATAATTTTACGTCGATTGTGGTGTTTATGCGAGTGCGTTTGAGAGCGCT encodes:
- a CDS encoding putative extracellular serine carboxypeptidase, encoding MARKTIAVAAALFLTVSSGTHALSNNDQIRILGPQGVNLWKLDKHAQKVSNQKLDTAGVRQESDTAQKAFSDSKDSSLPQKFPAQWFRQPLDHFDSKSRAFFHQRYWVSTRHYKPRKGAPVIVLDGGETSGENRLPFLDTGIVEILTRATGGVGVILEHRYYGESVPVTNFSTDALRFLNNEQSAADSANFMKNIEFNGIDEDLTAPNTPWIYYGGSYAGARAAHMKILYPDIVWGAIASSGVTHASLENWQYMDLIREAADPKCSAHLVNSINTIDSILAGPAILKRQLKNLFGLGELEHDDDFASVLETPLGSWQAKCWDPAVGSTRFDEFCEALDAGVLSSTPGLSELPFGHPDRIVQLEDGLAVDLSVINYGKWIKKHIVSRCPEGFSVEECFGTYDDDKYKEDDIDQEWRLWLFQVCTQWGYFTTAPADQNTPRIVSKLLTLGYESKICKQAFPPGKHFSVPSMPNITAVNALGDFWIEADRLAIIDGEVDPWRPVTPHSDDAPKRNDTILRPFKLIPNAVHHYDEYGLANIFQEPPEIRKIHAEMISFVTSWLKDWNKEHGVQDD